In Solenopsis invicta isolate M01_SB chromosome 1, UNIL_Sinv_3.0, whole genome shotgun sequence, one genomic interval encodes:
- the LOC105201974 gene encoding F-box only protein 28, producing the protein MDISLVSHMEWKKAPADMVDEQQSRLHDPATRQMNDNAQLNLINLPDVCLEAVLSNLSYDEISKYRIVCRQFDRICKKLLNRGFNLMEKHHAQCLRTVKSQLPRRESERRSHPLARHCDILTAIETRISMLSMTFIKYVDLNVCCFIPGKVIDEIFRVLRLIQETKTPPRAHEILQELRDISSMAMEHFDEKILPDLKHNICTSMVGTVNSYDLPGGVMISHGRNINNTTLPHCNNHSMTCSEKLNQIFKKINDRTKRNKMFFLSVKNQMARIKLRMQRQEYLVRKQNLKLYKQAKKMQDQDTQLAEVRKHLEEWEQKMVDLTTEVSRAREGIPLPQNPDSLESLKRKAHIINTDAETLQKTNELQSKKRKLIIERKASSDAQDMKFKKFMSGLLAKNELDDYFVDPSCPR; encoded by the exons ATGGACATTTCCCTCGTGTCGCACATGGAATGGAAAAAAGCGCCAGCTGATATGGTTGACGAGCAACAGAGTCGACTGCACGATCCTGCCACGCGACAGATGAACGATAATGCGCAACTGAATCTGATAAATCTTCCCGATGTGTGCTTAGAGGCGGTCCTGTCTAACCTCTCCTACGATGAGATTTCTAAATATAGGATC GTTTGCAGACAGTTCGATCGAATCTGCAAGAAGCTGCTCAACCGTGGCTTCAATCTTATGGAAAAGCATCACGCGCAATGCCTCCGCACCGTTAAGAGCCAGCTGCCGAGGAGGGAGTCGGAGCGACGGAGCCATCCTCTGGCACGTCATTGCGATATCTTGACGGCGATAGAAACGAGAATCTCCATGTTATCAATGACTTTCATTAAGTATGTGGATCTGAATGTTTGCTGCTTCATTCCTGGAAAG GTAATTGATGAAATTTTCCGTGTTCTTCGATTAATTCAAGAGACGAAGACACCACCCAGAGCACACGAAATACTGCAAGAACTACGAGATATAAGCAGCATGGCCATGGAACATTTTGATGAGAAGATCTTGCCTGATCTGAAGCACAACATCTGTACATCCATGGTTGGGACTGTGAATTCATATGATTTACCTGGTGGCGTCATGATCTCTCACGGTAGAAACATAAATAATACCACACTGCCACATTGTAACAATCATAGCATGACCTGCTCGGAGAAGCTTAACCAGATCTTTAAGAAGATTAACGATCGTACAAAAAGGAACAAGATGTTCTTCTTGTCTGTGAAAAATCAAATGGCTAGAATAAAACTTAGGATGCAAAGGCAAGAATATCTGGTGCGGAAGCAAAATCTGAAGTTATACAAACAGGCAAAGAAGATGCAGGATCAAGACACTCAGTTAGCCGAAGTGCGGAAGCACCTTGAGGAGTGGGAGCAGAAGATGGTTGATTTGACTACTGAAGTGAGCCGAGCGCGAGAGGGAATTCCACTCCCTCAGAATCCCGATTCATTAGAAAGTCTTAAACGAAAAGCACACATTATTAACACCGATGCCGAGACACTTCAAAAGACGAACGAATTGCAATCTAAGAAACGCAAACTTATAATAGAAAGAAAAGCGTCGAGTGACGCACAGGACatgaagtttaaaaaatttatgtcagGCTTACTTGCAAAAAATGAATTAGATGATTATTTCGTCGATCCCTCGTGTCCGCGCTAA
- the LOC105201973 gene encoding CCR4-NOT transcription complex subunit 11 → MSHTQQNIVKLLDLVSEENRDSSLESLCGQLHQSFPKEERFDVGTVLLLQLQHVSLLPKHVQRIIAWTLLFDLYRGEPLASTPFASVFVQVLKLQEDTNNGSSKSSGHTGHIPPLSNCEKNLLVNLMGYNAKDVMKKTPRQIVDEFSFAPVPPIDLTNLQLQLAEHQSELPAVSKCGNPIILPDMDHSKGIEYDVTAVKNMIEDLTIGDPPLCRRSYRPECVRLVPPLYHSINELAWFHVTEPTQFTVEYDTSMCVSNCASAEARKLMGKAFKNVLTLTQQQYLISELDKDPKLVYHIGLTPPKLPDLVENNPLIAIEVLLKLMQSSQITEYFSVLVNMEMSLHSMEVVNRLTTTVDLPTEFVHLYISNCISTCETIKDRYMQNRLVRLVCVFLQSLIRNKIINVQELFIEIQAFCVEFSRIREAAALFRLLKQLESGDTGGLSAPPTRNRADIC, encoded by the coding sequence ATGTCGCACACTCAACAGAACATCGTGAAGTTGCTAGACCTCGTTAGCGAGGAGAATCGAGACAGCAGCCTCGAGAGTCTCTGCGGTCAGCTGCATCAGAGCTTCCCCAAGGAGGAGCGCTTCGATGTAGGAACGGTGCTGCTCCTGCAGCTGCAGCACGTCAGCCTGCTGCCCAAACATGTCCAACGTATCATAGCGTGGACGCTGCTATTCGACCTGTACCGAGGGGAACCGTTGGCTTCCACGCCTTTCGCCTCTGTGTTTGTGCAAGTGCTCAAGTTGCAGGAGGATACTAATAACGGCAGTTCGAAATCGTCCGGCCACACCGGTCACATACCGCCCCTGTCAAATTGCGAGAAGAATCTGCTTGTCAATTTGATGGGATACAATGCGAAGGACGTTATGAAGAAGACGCCACGCCAGATCGTGGACGAATTCTCGTTTGCTCCCGTGCCGCCTATCGATCTGACCAACTTGCAACTGCAACTGGCGGAGCACCAATCTGAGCTGCCAGCCGTCAGTAAATGCGGAAATCCAATAATACTACCTGACATGGATCACTCTAAAGGAATAGAGTACGACGTGACTGCTGTGAAAAATATGATAGAAGATCTCACTATCGGCGACCCGCCTCTGTGCAGGCGAAGTTATCGTCCCGAATGCGTGAGGCTTGTACCACCGCTTTATCATTCTATCAATGAGTTAGCTTGGTTTCATGTTACAGAACCGACTCAATTTACAGTCGAGTACGACACCAGTATGTGCGTGTCAAACTGCGCTAGTGCCGAAGCACGTAAACTCATGGGCAAGGCCTTTAAGAACGTTTTAACGCTGACTCAGCAACAATATTTGATTAGCGAACTGGACAAGGATCCAAAGCTCGTTTATCACATTGGACTCACGCCTCCCAAATTGCCAGATCTGGTCGAGAACAATCCTTTGATTGCCATTGaagttttactcaaattaaTGCAATCCAGCCAGATCACTGAATACTTTAGCGTGCTGGTGAACATGGAGATGTCTCTTCATTCTATGGAGGTAGTAAACAGGTTAACCACCACGGTGGATCTACCGACGGAATTTGTACATTTGTATATTAGCAATTGTATATCTACCTGTGAGACTATCAAGGACCGTTACATGCAGAACCGACTGGTGCGACTTGTCTGTGTGTTTCTGCAATCTctgataagaaataaaatcataaacGTGCAAGAGCTATTTATCGAGATCCAAGCGTTCTGTGTTGAATTCAGTCGCATTAGGGAAGCAGCCGCATTATTTCGGCTCTTAAAACAACTTGAGTCTGGTGATACCGGTGGACTTAGCGCTCCACCTACAAGAAATAGAGCAGATATATGTTAA